The Astyanax mexicanus isolate ESR-SI-001 chromosome 20, AstMex3_surface, whole genome shotgun sequence genome contains a region encoding:
- the npffr1l1 gene encoding neuropeptide FF receptor 1 like 1, with protein sequence MDASEVNWTGGVESNLTLLPYYLHSSGMALGFILSYLLVLLLCVGGNGLVCVVVLRNRNMRSVTNLFILNLAISDLLVGVVCVPTTLIDSLISGWPFSQTTCTLSNLVQGMSVSASVFTLVAIAVDRYTGIMYPFRHRLRPMTALFAIFFIWLLAFAIIFPSATTLTVIQLEDTYMIQDNQMYPLFVCYEDWPKADMRRIYTTVIFIHVYLAPLALISIMYGCISAKLSGNLQHHGGSEARRGRSRRRVKVIKMLIMVAVLFMVSWLPLWTLMLLTDYQDLDQQQIDFLSSYLFPVAHWLAFFNSGVNPIIYGFFNENFRRGFQSVVACHSCDTPMIDMRSRRFMVLPSNRVSSANGDAKNQKKEPRGLPLQAILLEDLNRLTGVKQINRAWAE encoded by the exons aTGGATGCGAGTGAGGTGAATTGGACGGGGGGTGTAGAGTCTAATCTGACGCTGCTGCCGTATTACCTGCACTCCTCTGGGATGGCGCTGGGCTTCATCCTGTCATATCTGCTGGTTCTGCTGCTGTGTGTGGGCGGGAACGGACTGGTCTGTGTGGTGGTCCTGCGGAACAGGAACATGCGTTCCGTCACCAACCTCTTCATCCTCAACCTGGCCATCAGTGACCTGCTGGTGGGCGTGGTCTGTGTGCCCACCACGCTGATTGACAGCCTCATATCCG gcTGGCCTTTTAGTCAGACCACCTGCACCCTCAGCAACCTGGTCCAGGGCATGTCCGTCTCCGCATCCGTCTTCACACTCGTCGCCATCGCTGTGGACAG ATATACAGGCATCATGTACCCGTTCCGTCACCGACTGAGACCAATGACGGCTCTCTTCGCCATCTTCTTCATCTGGCTGCTAGCGTTCGCCATCATCTTCCCTTCGGCCACCACGCTGACTGTCATCCAACTGGAGGACACCTACATGATCCAAGACAACCAGATGTACCCGCTGTTCGTGTGTTACGAGGACTGGCCCAAAGCCGACATGCGACGCATCTACACCACCGTGATCTTCATCCACGTCTACCTGGCACCACTGGCCCTGATCAGCATCATGTACGGATGCATTTCCGCGAAGCTGTCGGGAAATCTGCAGCACCACGGGGGCTCCGAGGCCCGCAGGGGGCGCTCCCGGCGCAGGGTAAAGGTCATAAAGATGTTGATCATGGTGGCAGTGTTGTTCATGGTGTCATGGCTGCCGCTGTGGACACTAATGCTGCTGACGGACTACCAGGACCTGGACCAACAGCAGATCGACTTCCTCAGCAGCTACCTGTTCCCCGTCGCTCACTGGCTAGCCTTCTTTAACAGCGGCGTCAACCCCATCATCTACGGGTTCTTTAACGAGAACTTCCGCCGTGGGTTCCAGTCTGTAGTTGCCTGTCACTCTTGTGACACACCAATGATTGATATGCGCTCAAGAAGGTTTATGGTGCTGCCATCCAACCGGGTGTCCAGCGCTAACGGAGACGCCAAGAATCAGAAGAAAGAGCCGAGAGGACTCCCACTGCAGGCGATCCTACTGGAGGACCTGAACAGGCTAACAGGAGTCAAACAGATAAACAGAGCCTGGGCAGAGTGA